Proteins encoded within one genomic window of Suricata suricatta isolate VVHF042 chromosome 17, meerkat_22Aug2017_6uvM2_HiC, whole genome shotgun sequence:
- the KRT40 gene encoding keratin, type I cytoskeletal 40, whose protein sequence is MTSDGSATCCSSESCAAASNCVFASPCSVETTHLPSSQAASRGQTLSFLSGSRPATGCVTPCYLAGSCHIPGVAGNGAWCEDGVFNSNEKETMQFLNDRLASYLEKVRGLEEMNAELECRIREQCEGDVPLVCPDYQSYFDTIEDLQQKILCTKAENSRLAVQLDNCKLAADDFRSKYESELSLRQLVETDISGLRGILGELTLCKDDLEAHVESLKEDLLCLKKNHEEEVNVLRGQLGDRLSVELDTAPTIDLNRVLDEMRCQYETVLANNRRDVEEWFAAQTEELNQQQLCSAEQLQDCQTEILELKRTANTLEIELQAQQSLTESLECTVAETEAQYSAQLAQMQCLIDNVENQLTEIRCDLERQNQEYEVLLDTKARLECEISTYQGLLESEDSRLPCNPCSPTSMSSNTCEPCSAYVICTVENCCM, encoded by the exons ATGACATCCGACGGTTCCGCCACCTGCTGCTCTTCTGAATCCTGTGCCGCTGCTTCCAACTGTGTGTTTGCTTCCCCTTGTTCCGTGGAAACCACTcacctccccagctcccaggcgGCCTCCAGAGGCCAGACCCTGAGCTTCCTGTCAGGGTCTCGCCCGGCTACAGGTTGCGTCACACCGTGCTACTTGGCTGGGAGCTGTCACATCCCGGGCGTGGCGGGGAACGGTGCTTGGTGTGAGGATGGGGTGTTCAACAGCAACGAGAAGGAGACGATGCAGTTCCTGAATGACAGACTCGCCAGCTACCTGGAGAAGGTGCGAGGCCTGGAGGAGATGAACGCGGAGCTGGAATGCAGGATCCGAGAACAGTGTGAAGGGGATGTCCCCCTGGTGTGCCCTGATTATCAGTCTTACTTCGACACCATTGAGGATCTCCAGCAAAAG ATCTTGTGCACGAAGGCAGAGAACTCTAGACTTGCTGTACAGCTTGACAACTGCAAACTGGCAGCTGACGACTTTAGGTCAAA GTACGAGTCTGAACTGTCTCTTCGCCAGCTGGTGGAGACGGACATCAGCGGCCTGCGTGGGATCCTGGGTGAGTTGACTCTGTGCAAAGATGATCTGGAGGCCCACGTGGAGTCTCTGAAGGAAGATCTCCTTTGCCTTAAGAAAAACCACGAAGAG GAGGTCAACGTGCTTCGTGGACAGCTTGGTGACCGACTCAGCGTGGAGCTGGACACTGCCCCCACCATCGACCTCAACAGGGTCCTGGATGAGATGCGCTGTCAGTATGAAACGGTGCTCGCCAACAACCGCAGAGACGTGGAAGAATGGTTCGCTGCTCAG ACGGAGGAGCTGAATCAGCAGCAGCTGTGCAGCGCAGAGCAGCTGCAGGACTGCCAGACAGAGATCCTGGAACTGAAACGCACAGCCAACACTCTGGAAATCGAACTCCAAGCACAGCAAAGCCTG ACAGAATCTCTGGAGTGCACCGTGGCAGAGACCGAGGCCCAGTACAGTGCGCAGCTGGCCCAGATGCAGTGCCTGATCGATAACGTGGAGAACCAGCTGACGGAGATCCGCTGTGACCTGGAGCGACAGAACCAGGAGTATGAGGTGCTGCTGGACACAAAGGCCCGGCTGGAGTGCGAGATTAGCACGTACCAGGGGCTCCTGGAGAGTGAGGACAGCAG GCTTCCCTGTAACCCGTGCTCTCCAACAAGTATGTCAAGCAACACTTGTGAACCATGCTCGGCGTACGTGATTTGCACGGTCGAAAACTGCTGTATGTGA